A region from the Streptomyces tsukubensis genome encodes:
- a CDS encoding ROK family transcriptional regulator, whose protein sequence is MAAAAGSRGGVNLPVLREHNTALVLALLRSARDRGLSRVGLAARTGLTPQAVSKIVARLRADGLVAEAGQRASTGGKPRTVLRLAPDARHAVGIQLDRDELTVVLVDLYGSVVAARVTPLDLGAGAGPVVERAAGEVEALLATGARGRHVLGVGVAMPGPLDHAAGVTRRVTRFPEWDGYPLRDAVAARLAMPAVLDKDTNAGALGLERDDLGPGAGPGDSYAYLHLGTGLGAGLVLDGAIHRGARTGAGEFGHQVIELDGPECGCGRRGCIEALCLAAVARGDLTEAARILGVGAANLVALLDIDRVLLGGRIIESDEAVAEVFVREVHRRAGIPVALAGGGPYLVARGAAELVLAPLFGGTTPGPLTPATGI, encoded by the coding sequence GTGGCCGCGGCGGCCGGGAGCCGGGGCGGGGTCAACCTCCCCGTACTGCGCGAACACAACACCGCCCTGGTCCTCGCCCTGCTGCGGAGCGCCCGCGACCGCGGGCTGAGCCGGGTCGGGCTGGCCGCGCGGACCGGGCTCACCCCCCAGGCCGTCAGCAAGATCGTCGCCCGCCTGCGCGCGGACGGACTGGTCGCCGAAGCCGGACAGCGCGCCTCCACCGGCGGAAAGCCCCGCACCGTCCTGCGGCTGGCCCCCGACGCCCGCCACGCCGTCGGGATCCAGCTCGACCGCGACGAGCTGACCGTGGTCCTGGTGGATCTGTACGGAAGCGTGGTCGCCGCCCGGGTCACCCCGCTCGACCTGGGCGCGGGCGCAGGACCGGTCGTGGAGCGGGCGGCCGGTGAGGTGGAGGCACTGCTCGCCACCGGGGCGCGCGGGCGGCATGTGCTCGGGGTGGGGGTCGCGATGCCGGGGCCCCTGGACCATGCGGCCGGAGTGACCCGCCGGGTCACCCGCTTCCCGGAGTGGGACGGCTACCCTCTGCGGGACGCCGTCGCCGCCCGGCTCGCCATGCCCGCCGTACTCGACAAGGACACCAACGCGGGGGCCCTCGGGCTCGAAAGGGACGACCTGGGCCCGGGGGCGGGGCCCGGGGACTCGTACGCCTATCTCCACCTCGGCACCGGCCTCGGCGCCGGGCTCGTCCTGGACGGCGCGATCCACCGGGGCGCCCGCACCGGCGCCGGGGAGTTCGGCCACCAGGTGATCGAACTCGACGGGCCGGAGTGCGGGTGCGGGCGGCGCGGCTGCATCGAGGCGCTCTGCCTGGCGGCCGTCGCCCGCGGGGATCTGACGGAGGCGGCCCGGATACTCGGCGTCGGGGCCGCGAACCTCGTCGCGCTCCTCGACATCGACCGGGTCCTGCTGGGCGGCCGGATCATCGAGAGCGACGAGGCGGTCGCCGAGGTGTTCGTCCGCGAGGTGCACCGCCGTGCCGGGATCCCGGTCGCCCTCGCCGGCGGCGGCCCGTACCTGGTGGCCCGCGGTGCGGCCGAACTCGTCCTCGCCCCGCTTTTCGGCGGTACGACCCCGGGCCCGCTCACCCCGGCCACCGGAATCTGA
- a CDS encoding Gfo/Idh/MocA family oxidoreductase: MTGTGTDTPFSVGLVGYGVAGSFFHAPLIAAAEGLVLDTVVTSSPVRQEQARAEFPGVRIASSPEELWRRAGELDLVVVASPNRTHVPLATAALRAGLAVVVDKPLAATAAEARDLSALAAERGLLLSVFQNRRWDGDFLTVARVVAGGELGIVQRFESRFERWRPQPKGGWRESGDPQEIGGLLYDLGSHVVDQAVTLFGPVVRVYAESDVRRGGAEADDDTFFALTHAGGVRSHLWVSSTAAQLGPRFRVLGSRAGYVSYGMDPQEAALRAGRRPVPGEPWGVVEESGWGRIGAGESPVTGGGRPVPAEPGDYPAYYDLIAEALRNGTPPPVTAEQAAAVLAILEAARRSAREGITVEVPSV; this comes from the coding sequence ATGACTGGCACCGGCACCGATACGCCCTTCTCCGTAGGACTCGTCGGCTACGGAGTGGCGGGCTCCTTCTTCCACGCCCCGCTGATCGCCGCCGCCGAGGGCCTCGTTCTCGATACGGTCGTCACCTCCAGCCCCGTACGGCAGGAGCAGGCGCGGGCGGAGTTCCCGGGCGTACGGATCGCCTCGTCCCCCGAGGAGCTGTGGCGCCGCGCCGGTGAACTCGACCTCGTGGTCGTCGCGTCCCCCAACCGGACGCACGTCCCCCTCGCCACCGCAGCGCTCCGGGCCGGGCTCGCGGTCGTCGTGGACAAGCCGCTGGCCGCGACCGCCGCCGAGGCACGCGATCTGTCCGCCCTGGCCGCGGAGCGCGGGCTGCTGCTCTCCGTCTTCCAGAACCGCCGCTGGGACGGCGACTTCCTCACGGTCGCGCGGGTAGTGGCCGGCGGTGAGCTGGGGATCGTGCAGCGTTTCGAATCACGTTTCGAGCGGTGGCGGCCGCAGCCCAAGGGCGGCTGGCGGGAGTCCGGCGACCCCCAGGAGATCGGCGGACTGCTCTACGACCTCGGCAGCCATGTCGTCGACCAGGCAGTGACCCTGTTCGGGCCGGTGGTACGGGTGTACGCGGAGTCCGATGTACGGCGCGGGGGCGCGGAGGCCGATGACGACACGTTCTTCGCCCTGACCCATGCCGGCGGTGTCCGCTCCCACCTGTGGGTGAGTTCCACCGCCGCCCAGCTCGGCCCCCGCTTCCGGGTGCTGGGCTCGCGCGCGGGCTATGTCTCGTACGGAATGGACCCGCAGGAGGCCGCGCTGCGGGCGGGGCGGCGGCCGGTGCCCGGCGAGCCGTGGGGCGTGGTGGAGGAGTCCGGGTGGGGCCGGATCGGGGCCGGGGAGTCCCCGGTGACCGGCGGGGGACGGCCGGTCCCGGCGGAGCCCGGCGACTATCCCGCGTACTACGACCTGATCGCCGAGGCACTGCGGAACGGCACCCCGCCGCCGGTCACCGCCGAGCAGGCGGCGGCGGTCCTGGCCATCCTGGAAGCGGCCCGTCGTTCCGCCCGTGAGGGCATCACCGTGGAGGTGCCGTCCGTATGA
- a CDS encoding heme-degrading domain-containing protein — MTAAAAAAPAPVPGESGPDAPGGPDRPAAGTAPTVEELSAQERRLVLDRFTHADAWALGTLLVEMARLRNAPVAVDIRRGGQQLFHAALPGSSPDDDAWIDRKRRVVARYGESSLLVAARHRDRGTRFEEAARLDPARYAALGGSFPLTVTGAGVVGAVTVSGLSHLDDHALAVEALERFLTTTRTPSGV, encoded by the coding sequence ATGACCGCTGCCGCCGCTGCCGCTCCCGCTCCCGTGCCCGGTGAAAGCGGCCCCGACGCTCCCGGCGGCCCCGACCGGCCGGCGGCCGGGACGGCGCCGACGGTGGAGGAGCTGTCCGCGCAGGAGCGGCGGCTCGTGCTGGACCGGTTCACCCATGCGGACGCCTGGGCGCTGGGCACCCTGCTCGTGGAGATGGCCCGGCTGCGCAACGCGCCCGTGGCGGTCGACATCCGGCGCGGCGGGCAGCAGCTCTTCCACGCGGCGCTGCCGGGCTCCAGCCCGGACGACGACGCGTGGATCGACCGGAAGCGGCGCGTGGTCGCGCGGTACGGGGAGAGCAGTCTGCTGGTGGCGGCCCGGCACCGCGACCGGGGCACACGCTTCGAGGAGGCCGCCCGGCTCGACCCGGCACGGTATGCGGCGCTCGGGGGTTCGTTTCCGCTGACGGTGACGGGCGCGGGGGTGGTCGGGGCGGTGACGGTCTCCGGCCTGTCGCACCTCGACGACCATGCGCTGGCCGTCGAGGCGCTGGAGCGTTTTCTGACGACGACGCGGACGCCGTCGGGGGTATGA
- a CDS encoding fumarylacetoacetate hydrolase family protein, whose translation MRLLRIGAAGAERPALLDPDGTTLRDLTGLVDDIDGELLADPFALDRIRAAAGAGVLPVLDAPAGVRPGPPVARIGKVVCIGLNYHDHAAEIGAEPPAEPVVFLKAADTVVGANDTVLVPRGSTKTDWEVELAVVIGRTARYLGDDDDPLAYVAGYAVAHDVSERAFQLERGGTWDKGKNCETFNPLGPWLVTSDEVPDPQALALRLWVNGELRQNGSTADQIFPVAEVVRYVSRFMTLYPGDIINTGTPAGVAIGQGDAARYLRAGDVVEAEIDGLGRQRQTLKDA comes from the coding sequence ATGAGACTGCTGCGCATCGGCGCCGCGGGCGCCGAACGTCCGGCCCTGCTCGACCCGGACGGTACGACCCTCCGCGATCTGACCGGACTCGTCGACGACATCGACGGCGAGCTGCTCGCCGACCCCTTCGCGCTGGACCGGATCCGCGCCGCCGCGGGCGCGGGCGTACTGCCGGTCCTCGACGCCCCCGCCGGGGTACGGCCCGGCCCGCCGGTCGCCCGGATCGGCAAGGTCGTCTGCATCGGGCTGAACTACCACGACCACGCCGCCGAGATCGGTGCCGAGCCGCCCGCCGAGCCCGTCGTCTTCCTGAAGGCGGCGGACACCGTCGTCGGCGCGAACGACACCGTGCTCGTGCCGCGCGGCAGCACCAAGACCGACTGGGAGGTCGAACTGGCCGTCGTCATCGGCCGCACCGCGCGCTACCTCGGCGACGACGATGACCCCCTGGCGTACGTCGCCGGCTACGCCGTCGCCCACGACGTCTCCGAACGCGCCTTCCAGCTGGAGCGCGGCGGCACCTGGGACAAGGGCAAGAACTGCGAGACCTTCAACCCCCTCGGCCCCTGGCTGGTCACCTCCGACGAGGTACCGGACCCGCAGGCCCTCGCGCTGCGGCTGTGGGTCAACGGCGAACTGCGGCAGAACGGCTCCACCGCGGACCAGATCTTCCCGGTCGCGGAGGTGGTCCGGTACGTCAGCCGGTTCATGACCCTCTACCCCGGTGACATCATCAACACCGGCACCCCGGCGGGCGTCGCCATCGGCCAGGGGGACGCGGCCCGCTATCTGCGCGCGGGAGACGTCGTCGAGGCCGAGATCGACGGTCTGGGCCGGCAGCGGCAGACACTCAAAGACGCCTGA
- a CDS encoding YidC/Oxa1 family membrane protein insertase — MSVFAQLVERLAELLEPLFQTSATAAAIVLFTALVRLAVHPLSRAAARGQKANARLAPQVAALRKKHGKHPDRLQKALLELYAKEKASPLSGCLPSLLQLPAFFLLYHLFSSGTIGGEPNALLDHTLLAAPLGGRWHDALGAGGVLGDRGLVYLALFALVTLVAVVNYRRTKKQMSAQPPVPDGTALPGAAAMTKVLPLLSFGTLVTVAVVPLAAALYIVTSTTWSAVERILLYRDMPAAGALANPL; from the coding sequence TTGTCCGTCTTCGCCCAGTTGGTCGAGCGCCTCGCAGAACTGCTCGAACCCCTCTTCCAGACCTCCGCCACCGCCGCCGCGATCGTGCTCTTCACCGCGCTCGTCCGGCTCGCCGTCCACCCCCTCTCCCGCGCCGCCGCCCGCGGCCAGAAGGCCAACGCCCGCCTCGCCCCCCAGGTCGCCGCCCTGCGCAAGAAGCACGGCAAGCACCCCGACCGCCTCCAGAAGGCCCTGCTGGAGCTGTACGCCAAGGAGAAGGCGTCGCCCCTCTCCGGCTGTCTGCCCAGCCTGCTCCAGCTGCCCGCCTTCTTCCTCCTCTACCACCTGTTCTCCAGCGGCACGATCGGCGGCGAACCCAACGCCCTCCTCGACCACACCCTCCTCGCCGCACCCCTCGGCGGCCGCTGGCACGACGCCCTCGGCGCCGGCGGCGTCCTCGGCGACCGCGGTCTGGTCTATCTCGCGCTCTTCGCCCTCGTCACCCTGGTCGCCGTCGTCAACTACCGCCGGACGAAGAAGCAGATGTCCGCCCAGCCCCCGGTCCCCGACGGCACCGCGCTCCCCGGCGCCGCGGCCATGACCAAGGTGCTGCCCCTGCTCTCCTTCGGCACCCTGGTCACCGTCGCCGTCGTCCCCCTGGCGGCCGCGCTCTACATCGTCACCAGTACGACCTGGAGCGCCGTCGAGCGGATCCTGCTCTACCGCGACATGCCGGCCGCCGGGGCGCTCGCCAACCCGCTCTGA
- a CDS encoding DUF6412 domain-containing protein, which yields MDAHSRTGRALHAIVLSLVLVFDVVLADGSGAGVSAALAIAAAATGAAGAALVVCAVISARCAPPVPRTRVRTAIRDRERRTAFLPQRDPDARGRTRPRAPGRALLAAAA from the coding sequence ATGGACGCGCACAGCCGCACCGGCCGCGCCCTCCACGCGATCGTGCTCTCCCTCGTCCTCGTCTTCGACGTCGTCCTCGCCGACGGCTCGGGCGCCGGAGTCTCCGCCGCCCTCGCCATCGCGGCCGCCGCCACCGGTGCCGCGGGCGCCGCGCTCGTCGTCTGCGCCGTGATCAGCGCCCGCTGTGCGCCGCCGGTGCCCCGCACCCGCGTCCGTACCGCCATCCGCGACCGCGAACGCCGCACCGCCTTCCTGCCGCAACGCGACCCCGACGCCCGGGGCCGCACCAGGCCCCGAGCCCCCGGCCGCGCCCTCCTGGCAGCGGCCGCCTAG
- a CDS encoding class E sortase, protein MLWGTAEAAVTFGVVVLLLVVHQLWWTNRQARAGAERAVHSLARQWSEEGNARGGGDPAREEEEENGRGEGEGKREGEGKGGREGNQREGERERGRDVARPSGTAYAVIRIPRLRLTAPVAEGITARGVLDQGYVGHYPGTALPGRPGNVALAGHRNTHGEPFRHINRLRRGDDIRIETRDAVYVYEVDRQLARTSPRDIGVIRPVPRSLTVPGAGYREPGSYLTLTTCTPEFSSAYRLIVWGKLVSTHRVR, encoded by the coding sequence GTGCTCTGGGGCACCGCCGAGGCCGCCGTCACCTTCGGGGTCGTCGTGCTGCTGCTCGTCGTCCACCAGCTGTGGTGGACCAACCGGCAGGCCCGCGCCGGTGCCGAACGCGCCGTTCACTCCCTGGCGCGACAGTGGTCGGAGGAGGGGAACGCCCGCGGAGGAGGTGACCCCGCCCGTGAGGAGGAAGAGGAGAACGGGAGGGGGGAAGGGGAGGGGAAAAGGGAGGGGGAGGGGAAAGGGGGGAGGGAGGGCAATCAGAGGGAGGGGGAGAGGGAGCGCGGGCGGGACGTGGCGCGCCCGTCCGGTACCGCGTACGCCGTCATCCGCATTCCCCGCCTCCGCCTCACCGCCCCCGTCGCCGAAGGCATCACCGCCCGCGGCGTCCTCGACCAGGGGTACGTCGGCCACTATCCGGGCACCGCCCTCCCCGGCCGCCCCGGCAACGTCGCCCTCGCCGGGCACCGCAACACCCACGGCGAGCCCTTCCGCCACATCAACCGCCTCCGCCGCGGTGACGACATCCGTATCGAGACCCGTGACGCGGTGTACGTGTACGAGGTCGACCGGCAGCTCGCCCGTACCTCTCCCCGCGATATCGGGGTGATCCGCCCCGTACCCCGCTCCCTCACCGTCCCCGGTGCCGGATACCGCGAACCCGGCAGCTACCTCACCCTCACCACCTGCACCCCCGAGTTCAGCTCCGCCTACCGTCTGATCGTCTGGGGAAAGCTCGTCTCCACCCACCGGGTACGCTGA
- a CDS encoding tetratricopeptide repeat protein, translating to MRPDTPTAHTTEAERLLRTAEQYPEDREPLLLRAAAHLELAGDRERASTLYDQLLAEEPEHPLLVKALQAANLWEYGHEAEARALIAGIRTAAPADPAPWETIAETLESHDELEESHACFTEGITLLLTPGDDDVPYDTRPLLTGRHRVRRLLARPHDEWDRLADKVHTAHSPISLDELHDPNRLWALGSDNPAELRAEIARLRSELGSYRSALSRPFPVAVLHWPAPEFTELLTTYPALAAEYPSYQTHLASIESSLRELAATGTANLGIVTATVPSFEAFAAAEASTPTNPSLLPQYTTTLAARGRAFPWPPSKGADCWCGAGAAYRDCHGGS from the coding sequence ATGCGCCCCGACACGCCTACCGCCCACACCACCGAAGCCGAACGTCTGCTTCGCACCGCGGAGCAGTACCCGGAGGACCGCGAACCCCTGCTGCTGCGCGCCGCGGCCCACCTCGAACTGGCCGGCGACCGTGAACGCGCCTCCACCCTCTACGACCAGCTGCTCGCCGAAGAGCCGGAGCACCCCCTCCTGGTGAAGGCGCTCCAGGCGGCGAACCTCTGGGAGTACGGCCACGAGGCCGAGGCCCGGGCCCTGATCGCGGGCATCCGCACGGCCGCCCCGGCGGATCCGGCGCCGTGGGAGACGATCGCGGAGACCCTGGAGTCCCACGACGAGCTGGAGGAGTCGCACGCCTGCTTCACCGAGGGCATCACCCTGCTCCTCACCCCGGGCGACGACGACGTCCCGTACGACACCCGCCCCCTGCTCACGGGCCGCCACCGGGTCCGCAGGCTGCTGGCCCGCCCGCACGACGAATGGGACCGCCTCGCGGACAAGGTCCACACGGCCCACTCCCCGATCTCCCTCGACGAACTCCACGACCCGAACCGCCTCTGGGCCCTGGGCTCCGACAACCCGGCCGAACTCCGCGCCGAGATCGCCCGCCTCCGCTCCGAACTGGGCTCCTACCGCTCGGCGCTCTCCCGCCCCTTCCCGGTCGCGGTCCTCCACTGGCCGGCCCCGGAGTTCACCGAACTCCTCACCACCTATCCGGCCCTGGCCGCCGAGTACCCCTCCTACCAGACCCACCTGGCGTCCATCGAGTCGTCCCTGCGCGAACTCGCCGCGACCGGCACGGCCAATCTGGGCATCGTGACGGCGACGGTCCCGTCGTTCGAGGCCTTCGCCGCGGCGGAGGCCTCGACCCCTACGAACCCGTCGCTGCTCCCCCAATACACCACCACCCTCGCCGCCCGCGGCCGCGCCTTCCCCTGGCCCCCGTCGAAGGGCGCGGACTGCTGGTGCGGGGCGGGGGCGGCGTACCGGGACTGTCACGGGGGTAGCTAA
- a CDS encoding DUF3427 domain-containing protein: protein MSGITDGREPVAGLYEQLITVRLEKQLARLRSMEDWRVVEGEIGPESTPHVLARHIATSVHQALQQLKPDQQVDAANHILDAIASLTDVQGWADLSLTVDRIVAGPRQLLALAEREEKGVYTMRPATPLSDAALITNSPDDPSLGFELRAELATADSVDLLCAFVKWHGLRVLEQSLTAAHARGVPIRVITTTYIGATERRALDKLVEKFHAEVKINYELRATRLHAKAWLFRRNSGYHTAYVGSSNLSKTALLDGLEWNVRLSSVTTPDVLRKFTATFDSYWSERVFEAYDPEKDASRVDQALQQASRGTAGGPAGQHITLSGLEVRPYAHQRDMLERLDAERLVHDRHRNLLVAATGTGKTVMAALDYKNLRKQHGRDLRLLFIAHRQEILRQSLRTYQDVLTDANFGEEMHSGIVPQTRNHIFASVQSLHAQALDGFAPDHFDVIVIDEFHHGVSPTYQKIINHFTPIELLGLTATPERMDGRNVQDEFFEGRIAAELRLWEALENELLSPFHYFGITDNTDMGAVSWKRGAYDVSELSNLFTGNDARARLVIKAVMDKVSDPYTMRALGFCVSVTHAEFMAEFFRRANFRSIALSGNTPRQQRKEALDALRSGELQIIFSVDLFNEGLDVPDVDTLLLLRPTSSATVFLQQLGRGLRRSDDKAVLTVLDFIGQHRKEFRFEEQFRALTNLTRNRLVANMEGDFPQLPSGCQIILEPKAKALIIDNIRSQLNVNVNQLAREVGRYGETRLGDYLRESGRELKEIYRSRENSWTGLLRRAQLLSAPSPEGEMAFLKRIPAFLHVDDPARAAAYTKLLSDEAPSYEELDEREQAYARMFFFSLWPRSDFASYQEGFDLLSPQNAFRDELRQVLAHALDQVDHVPLPLGGPLAELPLSVHASYSREEILSGLGLALVGGRQPGDFREGAFWCPSIRTDALLITLEKNEKDFSPQTRYHDYALNESLFHWESQNNTSEATGVGKRYQNHRAEGSHVLPFVRRYKETDIGRPQPWMLLGPADYVDHQGNKPMGITWRLQHEMPADVWTYSTIATG, encoded by the coding sequence ATGTCAGGCATCACCGATGGCCGCGAACCGGTTGCCGGATTGTACGAACAGCTCATCACGGTGCGGCTGGAGAAGCAGTTGGCCCGCCTCCGCAGCATGGAAGATTGGCGGGTCGTCGAGGGCGAGATCGGACCGGAGTCAACCCCTCACGTCCTCGCCCGGCATATCGCCACCTCGGTGCATCAGGCCCTGCAGCAACTGAAGCCCGACCAACAGGTCGACGCCGCCAATCACATTCTCGATGCCATTGCCTCACTGACCGATGTACAAGGCTGGGCAGACCTCTCCCTTACGGTTGACCGGATCGTTGCCGGACCTCGCCAACTGCTCGCCCTGGCGGAGCGGGAGGAGAAGGGCGTCTACACCATGCGGCCGGCCACCCCGTTGTCCGATGCGGCCCTGATCACCAACTCCCCCGATGACCCCAGCCTCGGTTTTGAACTGCGGGCCGAACTCGCGACCGCAGACAGCGTCGATCTGCTCTGCGCATTCGTCAAGTGGCACGGCCTTCGAGTGCTGGAGCAATCGCTGACGGCCGCCCACGCCCGAGGCGTCCCCATCCGTGTCATCACGACGACCTACATCGGGGCCACGGAGCGCCGCGCCCTCGACAAGTTGGTCGAGAAGTTCCATGCAGAAGTCAAGATCAACTATGAACTCCGCGCTACTCGCCTCCACGCCAAGGCATGGCTGTTCCGACGCAACAGTGGCTACCACACGGCATATGTGGGCAGCTCCAACCTGTCAAAGACCGCCCTGCTCGATGGCCTTGAGTGGAACGTACGTCTGTCGTCGGTGACCACACCTGACGTCCTACGCAAGTTCACCGCTACCTTCGACTCCTACTGGAGCGAACGGGTCTTCGAGGCCTATGACCCCGAGAAGGATGCGAGCCGCGTCGACCAAGCGCTCCAGCAAGCCAGCCGGGGTACAGCAGGTGGACCGGCAGGCCAGCACATCACCTTGTCCGGTCTGGAGGTGCGCCCCTACGCCCACCAGCGCGACATGCTGGAGCGGCTCGACGCCGAACGGCTCGTTCATGACCGACACCGCAATTTGCTGGTTGCGGCGACGGGCACGGGAAAAACGGTGATGGCCGCGCTTGACTACAAGAATCTAAGAAAGCAGCACGGCCGGGACCTACGCCTCCTCTTCATTGCCCATCGCCAAGAGATCCTCCGGCAATCGCTGCGCACCTACCAGGATGTACTCACGGACGCCAACTTCGGCGAAGAGATGCACAGTGGAATCGTTCCTCAGACTCGAAATCACATCTTTGCCAGCGTCCAGTCCTTGCACGCCCAGGCCCTAGATGGATTCGCACCTGATCATTTCGATGTCATCGTCATCGACGAGTTCCACCATGGAGTGTCCCCCACCTACCAGAAGATCATCAATCACTTCACACCCATCGAACTGTTGGGCCTGACCGCCACGCCGGAGCGAATGGACGGCAGAAACGTTCAGGACGAGTTCTTCGAGGGGAGGATTGCCGCCGAGCTTCGCCTGTGGGAGGCGCTGGAGAATGAGCTCTTGAGCCCCTTCCACTATTTCGGCATCACCGACAACACGGACATGGGGGCCGTTTCCTGGAAGCGTGGAGCTTACGACGTATCCGAACTCAGCAATCTCTTCACAGGGAACGACGCCCGCGCCCGACTGGTGATCAAAGCCGTCATGGACAAGGTGAGCGATCCCTACACCATGCGCGCCCTGGGGTTTTGCGTCTCCGTGACGCATGCAGAATTCATGGCGGAATTCTTCCGGCGTGCCAACTTTCGATCTATCGCACTTTCCGGAAACACGCCTCGACAGCAGCGCAAAGAGGCACTCGACGCTTTGCGCTCCGGTGAACTTCAGATCATCTTCTCCGTTGATCTCTTCAACGAAGGGCTCGATGTACCGGACGTCGACACACTCCTCCTATTGCGTCCGACCTCCAGCGCCACGGTTTTCCTCCAGCAGTTGGGGCGAGGACTACGCCGGAGCGACGATAAGGCAGTACTCACGGTCTTGGACTTCATCGGCCAACATCGGAAGGAGTTCAGGTTCGAGGAGCAGTTCCGGGCTCTGACGAATCTCACTCGAAACCGCCTGGTCGCCAATATGGAGGGTGATTTCCCACAGCTCCCCTCGGGATGTCAGATCATTCTGGAGCCCAAGGCGAAGGCACTCATTATTGATAACATCCGCAGCCAGCTGAACGTCAATGTGAATCAACTGGCTCGCGAGGTCGGCAGGTATGGCGAAACACGGCTGGGTGACTACCTCCGTGAGAGCGGCCGGGAACTGAAGGAGATCTACCGGAGCAGGGAGAACTCATGGACGGGCCTGCTGCGCCGAGCCCAGCTCCTCAGCGCCCCCTCGCCAGAGGGAGAGATGGCCTTCCTCAAGCGCATTCCGGCGTTCCTCCACGTTGACGACCCGGCCCGGGCCGCGGCCTACACCAAGCTCCTATCCGACGAAGCCCCTTCCTACGAGGAGCTCGACGAGCGCGAGCAGGCCTATGCTCGGATGTTCTTCTTCTCCCTCTGGCCCCGCAGCGATTTCGCCAGCTATCAGGAGGGGTTCGACCTCCTCAGCCCTCAGAACGCCTTCCGGGATGAGCTCCGCCAAGTCCTTGCCCATGCGCTTGACCAAGTGGACCACGTCCCGCTCCCGCTGGGCGGCCCACTGGCCGAGCTCCCCCTCTCCGTACACGCCTCATACAGTCGCGAGGAAATCCTGTCTGGACTTGGCTTGGCGCTCGTCGGCGGCCGCCAGCCGGGAGATTTCCGCGAAGGCGCCTTCTGGTGTCCAAGCATCCGCACAGATGCCCTCCTCATCACACTGGAGAAGAACGAGAAGGACTTTTCACCCCAGACCCGCTACCACGACTACGCCCTCAACGAGTCCCTCTTCCACTGGGAGTCCCAGAACAACACTTCGGAGGCAACCGGCGTCGGGAAGAGATACCAAAACCACCGAGCCGAGGGCTCTCATGTCCTCCCGTTCGTGCGCCGATACAAGGAGACGGACATCGGCAGGCCTCAGCCGTGGATGCTGCTCGGACCGGCCGATTACGTCGACCACCAAGGCAACAAGCCGATGGGGATCACCTGGCGACTCCAGCATGAGATGCCAGCCGATGTGTGGACCTACTCCACCATCGCCACCGGGTAA
- a CDS encoding Ig-like domain-containing protein has translation MGTAEASATGSDQGSLLLRDDEGQAVTAEELVVKVLSNDAVNLADGTGMPLAQAQEDGDVQITVESGPGSGTAKVEDGAILYTSNPDYEGQDVIHYRVTFKGAKEPMTASAELRISVRPGEK, from the coding sequence GTGGGGACTGCCGAGGCGTCCGCCACGGGCTCTGATCAGGGGAGTCTGTTGCTGCGGGACGACGAGGGGCAGGCCGTGACCGCCGAGGAATTGGTGGTGAAGGTGTTGTCCAACGACGCCGTGAACCTGGCCGACGGGACCGGGATGCCGCTGGCCCAGGCGCAGGAGGACGGGGATGTGCAGATCACCGTCGAGAGCGGGCCCGGGAGCGGAACCGCGAAGGTGGAGGACGGGGCGATCCTGTACACGTCCAACCCCGACTACGAGGGCCAGGACGTGATCCACTACCGGGTGACGTTCAAGGGGGCCAAGGAGCCCATGACGGCGAGCGCCGAGCTGCGGATCAGTGTGAGGCCCGGCGAGAAGTAG